Proteins encoded in a region of the Flavobacterium sp. MDT1-60 genome:
- a CDS encoding copper homeostasis protein CutC, with protein sequence MKKNQLEIACFNYESAIIAQENGADRIELCDNMNLGGTTPNPILAVRVREKLSIKMHVIIRPRGGNFVYTDDEFVEMKQDIKQFKKLEVDGFVFGILKENGNVNKRRNKELVDLAHPLSCTFHRAFDVVKDVKKSLKDIIDCGFNTILTSGQGINVEEGIFTLEKIQKWSKDKIEIMPGGGLRSSNIKLLQDKLEPTFYHSSAITDNTETANPEEIKELRNFL encoded by the coding sequence ATGAAAAAAAATCAACTCGAAATAGCATGCTTCAATTATGAATCGGCAATAATCGCTCAGGAGAACGGAGCGGACCGAATCGAATTGTGCGATAATATGAATCTTGGCGGAACAACACCTAATCCAATCCTGGCGGTTAGGGTGCGCGAAAAATTATCCATAAAAATGCATGTAATTATAAGGCCTCGTGGTGGAAATTTTGTTTATACAGATGATGAGTTTGTCGAAATGAAACAAGACATCAAACAATTTAAAAAACTCGAAGTAGATGGTTTTGTGTTTGGAATTTTAAAGGAGAATGGAAATGTCAATAAAAGAAGAAATAAAGAGTTAGTCGATCTGGCTCATCCACTTTCGTGTACGTTTCATCGTGCTTTTGATGTGGTAAAAGATGTCAAAAAATCGCTCAAAGATATTATTGATTGCGGTTTTAATACTATCCTGACTTCCGGCCAGGGAATAAATGTTGAAGAAGGAATTTTTACTTTAGAGAAGATTCAGAAATGGTCAAAAGACAAAATCGAAATTATGCCCGGTGGAGGTTTGCGATCTTCGAATATTAAATTATTACAAGATAAACTGGAACCCACTTTTTATCATTCATCGGCGATTACAGATAATACAGAAACTGCAAATCCGGAAGAAATTAAAGAATTGCGAAATTTTTTATAA
- a CDS encoding TonB-dependent receptor domain-containing protein, which yields MKLKFFLFALLGVIATAQAQNTGTVSGKISEKSNNAPISYATVSIKDNGKVVSGINTDDNGDFTIKNLALKSYTIEIQYIGFRKYIGSVILSDNKKTATVNVSLEEEATQLKGVNIVAERSTMEQKIDRKVITVGKDLTTAGASASDIMSNIPSVNVDQDGKLSLRGNDNVRVLIDGRPSNIDPAQLLKQIPSTSIKKIELITNPSAKYNPEGMSGIINIILHKNANTGFNGSYSGGITFGETAKYNQSLDLNYKTGKVNFFGNVGQNFGTYQNEGHIFRLDQEVNQNLDISNDNDNYLYKVGMDYLINDHNTLSFYTNQNKSTGTGIVLTDIDYKNGDPNILNIYQNSRYHGPSKTGTYNLAYKHIFKKEGHTLDFEGNYSDTKVTQNASFDTQTTRPDNTTNDIVYSDFIGDKRKLSTINVDYVNPLNDKTTLEAGAEARITRSNNNYNTGNPLVATEDQISNYTYDTDIYSAYVTFGQKFKKFSYQVGTRFESYKVAANLNHGQDKFDDDYITLYPSAYLTYNLNEKNVLQLSYSRRVDRPSLEQTKPIREFSTPLVTSYGNPELRPQFTNSVEMNYTKTLEKGSITAGVFVRSINDQISRTLSPDPNDPSGYKQVLSFTNFDHNSAYGFDVSLNYKIAKWWDIQPSIDFSSINQEGVVFEFNPATGTSSPLQRSVTTSAFNARMNSNFKPTKRLSFLLFGFFRGPVNEVQQKRNEMYKMDIGSRYTLLDNKMNISVRFNDVFNTMKYSFDGIYPYPQTGEFTWESQTVYVGLTYNFGGGKIKSLQRKQREDNTNKGGGGMF from the coding sequence ATGAAATTAAAATTCTTTCTGTTCGCATTACTAGGAGTAATCGCAACAGCTCAGGCCCAAAACACGGGAACAGTGTCGGGAAAAATCTCCGAAAAATCGAATAACGCGCCAATTTCTTACGCAACAGTTTCTATCAAAGACAATGGAAAAGTAGTTTCGGGAATTAATACAGATGACAATGGGGACTTTACAATTAAAAATTTAGCTCTAAAAAGTTATACTATCGAAATTCAATACATTGGATTTAGAAAATATATTGGTTCTGTAATTTTAAGCGACAATAAAAAAACTGCAACTGTAAATGTTTCTCTTGAAGAAGAGGCTACTCAGCTTAAAGGTGTAAACATTGTTGCTGAACGTTCGACAATGGAACAAAAAATTGACCGAAAAGTAATCACTGTCGGAAAAGATTTGACAACTGCCGGAGCGTCTGCATCTGACATTATGAGCAACATTCCATCAGTAAACGTAGATCAGGACGGAAAACTTTCACTTCGTGGAAACGACAATGTACGTGTATTAATTGACGGAAGACCATCAAATATTGATCCTGCGCAATTGTTAAAACAAATCCCATCGACTTCTATCAAAAAAATTGAGTTGATCACAAATCCAAGTGCGAAATACAATCCGGAAGGAATGTCCGGAATCATCAACATTATTTTACACAAAAATGCCAACACTGGTTTCAACGGAAGCTATAGTGGTGGTATTACTTTTGGAGAAACTGCAAAATACAATCAATCATTAGATTTGAATTATAAAACCGGAAAAGTAAATTTCTTTGGAAACGTAGGACAAAATTTCGGAACTTATCAAAACGAAGGTCATATCTTTAGATTAGATCAGGAGGTAAATCAAAATTTAGATATCTCGAACGATAATGATAATTACTTGTACAAAGTTGGTATGGATTATTTAATCAACGATCACAATACTTTGTCTTTTTATACGAACCAAAATAAATCAACCGGAACTGGAATTGTATTAACTGATATCGATTATAAAAACGGTGATCCAAACATTTTGAATATCTATCAAAATTCAAGATACCATGGTCCAAGCAAAACCGGAACTTACAACTTAGCGTACAAACACATCTTCAAAAAAGAAGGACATACTTTAGATTTTGAAGGAAACTATAGTGATACTAAAGTAACTCAAAATGCTAGTTTCGACACGCAAACAACAAGACCTGACAATACAACGAATGATATCGTTTACAGTGATTTTATTGGTGATAAAAGAAAATTAAGCACAATCAATGTTGATTACGTAAATCCGTTAAATGACAAAACAACGCTTGAAGCTGGTGCTGAGGCGAGAATAACAAGATCAAATAACAATTATAATACTGGTAATCCTTTAGTTGCTACAGAAGATCAGATTTCTAATTATACTTATGACACTGATATCTATTCAGCTTATGTAACTTTTGGTCAGAAATTCAAAAAATTCAGCTACCAGGTAGGAACTCGTTTTGAGAGTTATAAAGTTGCTGCGAATTTAAATCATGGTCAGGACAAATTCGATGATGACTATATTACTTTATATCCATCAGCTTATTTAACGTATAATTTAAATGAGAAAAATGTATTGCAATTAAGCTACAGCCGTCGTGTCGACCGCCCGAGTTTAGAGCAGACAAAACCTATTCGTGAGTTTTCTACTCCGTTAGTAACATCATACGGAAATCCTGAATTAAGACCTCAGTTTACAAATTCTGTCGAAATGAATTACACTAAAACTCTTGAAAAAGGAAGTATAACAGCGGGCGTTTTCGTAAGAAGCATTAATGACCAAATCAGCAGAACTTTAAGCCCTGATCCAAACGATCCTTCAGGTTACAAACAAGTTTTAAGTTTCACTAATTTTGACCACAACAGCGCTTATGGTTTTGATGTTTCTCTTAACTATAAAATTGCAAAATGGTGGGATATCCAACCTTCTATTGATTTTTCTAGCATAAACCAGGAAGGTGTTGTTTTTGAATTTAATCCTGCAACAGGTACAAGTTCACCATTGCAACGTAGTGTTACAACTTCAGCATTTAATGCTCGTATGAACTCAAACTTCAAACCTACAAAACGTTTAAGCTTTTTATTATTCGGTTTTTTCAGAGGACCAGTTAATGAAGTTCAACAAAAAAGAAATGAAATGTACAAAATGGACATTGGTTCGCGTTATACATTGTTAGACAACAAGATGAACATCAGTGTACGTTTCAATGACGTGTTCAATACAATGAAATATTCTTTTGATGGAATTTATCCTTATCCTCAAACGGGTGAGTTTACATGGGAAAGCCAAACGGTTTATGTTGGTTTAACCTACAACTTTGGTGGTGGAAAAATCAAAAGCTTACAACGTAAACAAAGAGAAGATAACACTAACAAAGGTGGTGGTGGAATGTTTTAA